A window of the Artemia franciscana chromosome 21, ASM3288406v1, whole genome shotgun sequence genome harbors these coding sequences:
- the LOC136040912 gene encoding large ribosomal subunit protein uL2m-like, translated as MSEALTRMYTLRFSYLAGKKALVSPCAALFGVQTRTKAFRHIELPKVGAVRLRYKIHFPEDGQYTIEPLRVTKLAGRDPLTGRVVHGKIGGGIKMKHLWVDIHRTAPKEGPPLVERVMSIQRDLTRNAFVALTISGDKVRYRYATTSMKPGDLITTYGDIPRIPVRPKEGDAHPLGALPIGTKVCCIENLPGNGARFAIHAGVTATITRKISGRVCFTLPNKQEFAVPQECMATVGQVSNPEYSSIPIGSAQANRLLGNRPSSGLWHRKTGIHGRKLRNPKKLKVTSVEPKPKTVVGLTLPGLPKIMVRPPIRSLVPV; from the exons ATGAGTGAGGCATTAACCAGAATGTACACTTTAAGGTTTTCCTACTTAGCTGGTAAAAAAGCTCTCGTTAGTCCATGTGCTGCATTGTTTGGTGTCCAAACCCGTACAAAAGCCTTTAGACACATTGAACTTCCAAAAGTTGGAGCAGTTAGATTGAG gTACAAGATTCATTTTCCAGAAGATGGCCAGTACACAATAGAGCCACTCAGGGTGACAAAACTTGCTGGCCGAGATCCATTGACTG GTCGAGTTGTCCATGGTAAAATCGGTGGTGGTATTAAAATGAAGCATCTTTGGGTGGATATCCATCGCACAGCACCCAAAGAAGGGCCACCGTTAGTTGAGCGAGTGATGAGCATTCAGAGAGACTTAACAAGAAATGCTTTTGTAGCTTTGACTATCAGTGGGGATAAAGTCCGTTATCGATATGCAACAACTAGCATGAAGCCGGGTGACTTGATTACCACTTATGGCGATATCCCTAGGATACCTG TAAGGCCCAAAGAAGGAGATGCTCATCCACTTGGTGCGCTTCCAATTGGCACGAAAGTCTGCTGTATTGAAAATCTACCAGGAAATGGCGCAAGATTTGCCATTCATGCTGGTGTCACTGCAACCATAACTAGGAAAATTAGTGGCCGAGTTTGTTTCACACTCCCCAATAAACAGGAATTTGCTGTACCTCAAGAGTGCATGGCGACAGTTG GTCAAGTTTCGAATCCTGAATACTCGTCAATTCCAATAGGCAGCGCGCAAGCCAATCGTTTGCTAGGTAATCGTCCTAGTTCTGGCCTATGGCATAGAAAAACCGGAATTCACGgaagaaaattaagaaatcccaagaaattgaaagttactAGTGTCGAACCAAAACCTAAGACTGTAGTCGGCTTAACTTTACCAGGCCTACCCAAGATTATGGTGAGACCACCAATTAGAAGTTTAGTGccagtttaa